A stretch of DNA from Flavobacteriaceae bacterium MAR_2009_75:
AGAAAAAATACCGGCCGAACTAACTCAAAAAGTTTCTGAAAGTATCTCTATACCTACTATCGGTATCGGTGGTGGTAAGCATGCCGATGGGCAAGTATTGGTCATTCACGATCTTTTAGGTATGACGCATGAGTTTAATCCTAGATTTCTGCGCAGGTATATGAACCTTTATGAAGATATGGGCCATGCCATTTCTCAGTATGTAAACGATGTGAAGAGTAGAGATTTTCCTAACGATCAAGAACAATACTAGGCTTTAAAAAAAGGTTGCATGAGCAGCGCAGGAATTAGAAGATGGGGTACTATTGTTTTGGTCATACTCAATTTTGGTTGCGACCAAATTTCAAAGAATGTTGTGCGCAAAGAGGTCTCTCCAAATGAGTATATTCAGGTTGTCGGAGATAGTTTTATACTCACGAATGTTGAAAATACCGGGGCAATGTTGGGGTTCGGGCAGAACTTCCCTCCTATTTTAAAAATTATTCTATTTCAGGTTCTACCCATTCTGGTATTGCTAGTTCTGCTCTATAGAATACTCAAGAGAAAAGAGATGAACCTTTGGCTTATTGTCGGTTTTGCCTTTGTCATAGGCGGAGGAATAGGAAATCTGGTAGATCGTATTGCATATGGTTCGGTGACCGATTTCTTTCAAATAAAACTAGGCTTTCTTAAGACCGGTATTTTCAATATGGCTGATGTCTCGGTTACTTCGGGAGTACTGCTTCTTTTACTACTTTCCTTTCGAAAAGAAAAATCTTTTATATAGTGGCGAACAAAACACTCTCAAACCCCCAGAACCTTCAGGTTTTGTACGAAGACAATCATTTGATCGCTATCAACAAGCGCCCCGGAGATATCGTACAAGGTGATAAAACTGGTGATATGCCCTTAAGTGAAGTCGTAAAATTATACCTTAAAAAAAAGTATAACAAACCGGGCAACGTCTATCTTGGGGTGGCACATCGACTAGATCGGCCAACATCAGGTATCGTGGTTTTTGCCAAAACCTCGAAGGCTCTGCCCAGGCTCAACAAATTGTTCGCTGAGAAAAGTGCTAAAAAAACATATTGGGCGGTTGTTAAAAATAGTCCTGAAATACCGGAAGCGACCTTAGAACATTGGTTAAAACGAAATACCAAACAGAATAAGTCGTACGCCCACAGCAAAGAAGTTACCGATAGTAAAAAAGCTATTCTTGATTACCGTACGCTAAAAAAACTTGATAATTACTATCTATTGGAAGTTGATTTAAAAACTGGTCGCCATCATCAGATCAGGGTACAGTTGTCAGCAATCGGTTGCCCGATCAAAGGTGATCTGAAATATGGTTTCGACCGGAGCAATAAAGATGCCAGTATACATCTTCACGCTAGAAAGCTTTCATTCATACATCCGGTAAAAAAAGAGCCCCTAACAATCAGTGCCGACCCACCGAACGACCCGATTTGGAACGCTTGTTGTTAAATACTTTATATTTAACATACAAAACACTACACCATGATCAAAAGAATAATTTTCATTTTCTGCCTTATGCTATTCTGCAGCTGTGGCACTTATAATTCTATAGATACATTTTATAATGCACATAAAGAAGATGATCAAGTAACGGCTATAAGAGTGCCTCGATTTATGCTATCCATGATCGGTAGTATTTCTCCTGAAATGAAATCGTTGGTGGGCAATACAAAAGATTTACGCTATATGCAATTTCCTAGCGCAACTGCCGAACGCACCCAATTTTTGAACAAGCAAATGAACGGTATTACTGGAAGTTCTTTCATTGAAGTTTATAGGAAGAATGATAACCTGAAACGGAATATTGTTAGCATAAGGGAAAAAAGAGACGCTGTAAAGGAAATTCTTATTTACAACAACAATAACCTTAATGGTTCTTTTCTTTATTTTAATGGGAACTTCGACCCCGTAAAAGTTAGGCAGATGGCACAAAATGAAGAATTTCAAAAATTAGGTAACGGACTCATAAACCAATACAACATGGGGGCCACACCCGGTATTTCTCCCGAAGAAAATAATAGTAATCAGTAAATACTTTATCGGTAAGACCTACGGCTTTCAAGAACAACCGATGCCAATATTAAGCAACCGCCGACGACAGTTGACCAACCCGGCATTTCAGAAAGAAAAATCGCACCGATTATAATACCATAGACCGGCTGAATGCAACTTAATATACTTACAGTGGTCAATGAAAAATATTTGAAACAGTTGATGAACATTGAATGCCCGATTACTGTGGTGATCAACGCTAAGCCCAGTAAGGCAGGAGTAAATTGAACAACTTCCTCAATATTATAAAAAAAGAAGGTCGGAATCAGTAAGGCTGCTACCACTCCCATTTGATAGGTCATAAGAACAGAACCTTCATACTTATCAACTTTGGTCTTCAAAATTAAATTTCTAATGGCATAAGTGAACGCGGAAAAGAGACCAAAACCAATAGCGACAGTACTGGAATTTTCTAAACTGAAATCAGGAACCAAAAGATAAATACCAATGAGAACCATCAAGCCGAGCAGTAAGTGAAGTTTTTGAAATTTAGTTTTTAGAAATAAAGGTTCGAGAAAGGCCGTCATGACCGGGTATGTAAATAGTGATAGCATACCAATGGCTACATTTGATAATTGTAAGGCATGAAAATAACTCACCAAATGCACTCCCATCAAAAGACAGCACAAAAAAATGGGCCAACGGTCTCGACTGTTCAAATTCAAGGAAATTCCTCTTAGTTTACAGTAAATGGCCAGAAATATAAAGGCAAGAAGCGCTCGCATTTCAATGGTCAAAGGAGCTGGTAGTACGATGAATTTACCAAAAGGCCCAGAAGTGCTCAAGAAAAGCATGGCCAAGTTTATTTCTAGAAAATTACGGGTGTGGTTCCGTTCGGTCATTTAAAGTGCTATCTTCTAACGGCTAATGCTTTCTCACGAATAATTTCGGCTACCGGTCGGTTTTCTAAATGACTTTCTAACCATGAAATAATATCAAGATATAAAAAGGCTCTTTTTTCATAAGGGTGGTCTTCGTATTTCTTCAGTTCTGTATGCAATTTTTGGAACTCGTTTCTCAGTTCATTAGGGTAAATATTTCCTAGATTTCGTAAAAACTTGATCATCTCTTGCTGAACGGCATGTAAATCATCCATCTTTAAAAGAAACTTATAGGTGCTTTTCAATTGAATCTCTAAATGATAATCCATACCAGCCTCGTAATGGGCCACCAAACTTAATACTCTCGCGAAGCACATCAAATCTTCACGCATCTTGAGGTTTTTATTATTGATGATTTTTTTAAGATATTGGATACAGGTTTTATTATCTCCGATTCCGAAGTACAAACAGGCAATTTTATAATACAATACCATAATATGGTGTGCATCGATACGGTCTTTGTGCTTGTTAATGCCGTACTCCACAATTTTAACCAGATAAAGACCCTGTTGAAAGTTTCCCTCCAAAAAATGAAGGTTCAATTTGTTGGCATTAATATATAAGAATGCCAACGAGGCAATATTATCATTTTTAGGGAAATCTTTACTCCCTACAACTTCCTCTAAACGCTCAAGGGTTGTTCTAAACTGAGAACTATACTTCACATAAAAAAGTGATTCTAACAGGTAATGATTACCCTTCAAAAAGAAAACTGGGTTCAATGCTATTTGTTCTTCATGTTCATAGAACAAATCGACCCATTTACTGGCATACTTATAGGTAGACAAAAAATCTTGAATTAAAAAGCTATACCAAAGATGCGCCTTGTACAACCAAAGTTTTTCCCTAAAACCCAACATTTCTATTCTATGTTTGGGAAGATGTCTATCAAAATATTCTTTGACCCTTTGGTAGTCTTCATCGCTACGTACATACCCCACTTTCAACATAATACCATAAAGTTGTAGTGATAGGTTTGATAACTTACTTGTCATCACATTTTGCGCCGAGAGCTCTTTGGCCTGAACGGCCAATTCATTGGCCCTATCGGGTATACTACGCGTAATGTATTGGGTTTCAATAATTTTTTCAAGCTCTACAATTTCGTAGGCTATGTTTTTCTCCTCATTTTCAATCGCCGTAGACTTAGCCTTATCCAGAATCTTGAGACTCTGCTTGTACAACCCTTTTTGATAAAGGATGGTGGCAAA
This window harbors:
- a CDS encoding signal peptidase II, with translation MSSAGIRRWGTIVLVILNFGCDQISKNVVRKEVSPNEYIQVVGDSFILTNVENTGAMLGFGQNFPPILKIILFQVLPILVLLVLLYRILKRKEMNLWLIVGFAFVIGGGIGNLVDRIAYGSVTDFFQIKLGFLKTGIFNMADVSVTSGVLLLLLLSFRKEKSFI
- a CDS encoding 23S rRNA pseudouridine1911/1915/1917 synthase, which codes for MANKTLSNPQNLQVLYEDNHLIAINKRPGDIVQGDKTGDMPLSEVVKLYLKKKYNKPGNVYLGVAHRLDRPTSGIVVFAKTSKALPRLNKLFAEKSAKKTYWAVVKNSPEIPEATLEHWLKRNTKQNKSYAHSKEVTDSKKAILDYRTLKKLDNYYLLEVDLKTGRHHQIRVQLSAIGCPIKGDLKYGFDRSNKDASIHLHARKLSFIHPVKKEPLTISADPPNDPIWNACC
- a CDS encoding threonine/homoserine efflux transporter RhtA, producing MTERNHTRNFLEINLAMLFLSTSGPFGKFIVLPAPLTIEMRALLAFIFLAIYCKLRGISLNLNSRDRWPIFLCCLLMGVHLVSYFHALQLSNVAIGMLSLFTYPVMTAFLEPLFLKTKFQKLHLLLGLMVLIGIYLLVPDFSLENSSTVAIGFGLFSAFTYAIRNLILKTKVDKYEGSVLMTYQMGVVAALLIPTFFFYNIEEVVQFTPALLGLALITTVIGHSMFINCFKYFSLTTVSILSCIQPVYGIIIGAIFLSEMPGWSTVVGGCLILASVVLESRRSYR